The following proteins are encoded in a genomic region of uncultured Vibrio sp.:
- a CDS encoding ATP-binding cassette domain-containing protein, whose protein sequence is MSLCLENLAIRKNNGDTLFSGFNITVEKGEIVTLMGPSGCGKSTLLDAIAGHLSNEFRYSGSVTLNDTTLDPLPAHKRKVGILFQDDMLFPHLTIWENLAFALPNSIKGNARKERAIQALKNISLLKIANSFPDQVSGGQRARIALTRMLLAQPKAALLDEPFSKLDKDLRVQFRNWVVEQLQQANIPTIMVTHDEDDIPEGSRCITWPWETENA, encoded by the coding sequence ATGAGTCTTTGTCTCGAAAACCTCGCCATCCGTAAAAACAATGGTGACACGCTTTTCTCAGGATTTAATATCACCGTAGAGAAAGGCGAAATTGTGACCCTGATGGGACCAAGCGGCTGCGGTAAATCTACTCTGTTAGATGCCATTGCCGGACATCTCTCTAACGAGTTTCGTTATTCAGGCTCTGTGACTCTCAATGATACAACGCTTGATCCGCTTCCTGCGCACAAACGCAAAGTAGGAATCCTATTTCAGGATGACATGCTGTTCCCTCACTTAACGATATGGGAAAATCTGGCCTTCGCACTACCCAATTCCATCAAAGGTAATGCAAGAAAAGAACGCGCGATACAAGCTTTGAAGAATATCTCTTTACTCAAAATTGCCAACTCGTTCCCCGACCAGGTTTCCGGTGGGCAAAGAGCCCGTATTGCACTGACGCGCATGTTGCTTGCACAACCCAAAGCTGCGCTTTTAGATGAGCCTTTTAGCAAGTTAGATAAAGACCTCAGAGTCCAATTTCGCAACTGGGTGGTGGAGCAACTTCAGCAAGCTAATATACCGACGATAATGGTCACTCACGATGAAGATGACATTCCCGAAGGAAGTCGCTGTATCACTTGGCCATGGGAGACAGAGAATGCTTGA
- a CDS encoding thiamine ABC transporter permease, producing MLRALYLVIIAVCILPTIPGLLGVVVSALGYVPPIGLTQFSLSGFDAVFDWQGVSTSIGLTLYSAVFSSYLACLLTFAILQSAWNSKFWRKVEVFLSPLLAMPHVAFAIGFAFLFAPTGMGVRVATQFFGFDPNAQTVNDLALLIKDPHALGLIIMLALKETPFLLLMSMPILQQLNVGKIEKISHSMGYSTAQAWWKCIFPQWLAKLRFPMLAVIAYSLSVVDIALIIGPTNPPTFAVLVWQWFNDPDLALLPRAASGAVILFAIATGLIGFTRLVEWVITKGIKRWQYSGRSGLSLPGKTLFGLITLLTFVIVPLMVLWSFAQRWQFPDLLPTRYTLRFWQYEWDSIIGTIEQSIIIAMISACIALILALIAHEYRLRHRWQVPDYVIAIPMLIPQLSVLFGMQVVTLYFNSNAYFFWVCWAHVFFAFPFVYLSMDGPWRSFNNGLTRVSLSLGKTPLQTWLKVKLPILLPAIVFAWAVGVSVSLAQYLPTLVLGAGRISTITTEAVALSSGFDRRVTAIYAICQALLPLMFFSFAILLSRLNGKYHRLSMKGLLNHESLSRKPRHP from the coding sequence ATGTTAAGAGCGCTGTATTTAGTTATTATCGCAGTTTGTATTTTACCTACCATCCCCGGCTTACTCGGGGTGGTGGTTTCTGCGCTCGGTTATGTACCTCCTATCGGCCTGACCCAGTTCTCGTTAAGCGGCTTTGATGCCGTATTTGATTGGCAAGGGGTATCGACCTCTATCGGACTCACGCTCTACTCGGCTGTTTTCAGCAGTTATCTGGCGTGCTTGCTCACGTTTGCTATTTTGCAATCGGCTTGGAACAGCAAGTTTTGGCGAAAAGTAGAGGTTTTCCTTTCACCTTTATTAGCCATGCCACACGTTGCTTTTGCCATCGGTTTTGCCTTTTTGTTTGCTCCGACTGGCATGGGAGTTCGCGTTGCTACTCAATTTTTTGGCTTCGATCCAAACGCACAAACCGTGAATGATTTAGCGTTGCTGATTAAAGACCCGCATGCGCTTGGCTTAATTATCATGCTGGCGTTAAAAGAGACGCCCTTCCTGCTGTTGATGAGCATGCCTATTTTGCAGCAACTGAATGTTGGTAAGATTGAAAAAATCAGCCACTCTATGGGTTACAGTACTGCACAAGCTTGGTGGAAATGCATTTTCCCTCAATGGTTAGCAAAACTGAGATTCCCGATGCTGGCAGTGATTGCTTATAGCTTATCGGTTGTCGATATTGCTCTGATCATCGGCCCAACCAATCCACCGACTTTTGCTGTGCTGGTTTGGCAGTGGTTTAATGACCCTGATTTGGCGCTTTTGCCAAGAGCGGCTTCGGGGGCGGTGATTTTATTTGCTATTGCTACGGGGTTGATTGGCTTTACACGTCTTGTTGAGTGGGTCATCACCAAAGGTATTAAACGATGGCAATACTCCGGCCGATCAGGACTCAGTCTACCCGGAAAAACACTCTTCGGCCTGATCACGTTGCTTACTTTTGTTATCGTACCTTTAATGGTGCTTTGGAGTTTTGCTCAGCGCTGGCAGTTTCCCGATCTCTTACCGACTCGCTACACCCTGCGCTTTTGGCAATATGAATGGGATAGTATTATAGGCACGATAGAGCAAAGCATCATCATCGCTATGATCAGTGCTTGCATTGCTTTAATTTTGGCGTTAATTGCCCACGAATATAGGCTTCGTCACCGCTGGCAGGTGCCAGACTACGTTATTGCCATCCCGATGCTGATTCCACAATTGTCAGTGCTTTTTGGCATGCAGGTCGTTACCTTGTACTTTAACAGCAACGCCTACTTTTTCTGGGTTTGTTGGGCACACGTCTTCTTTGCTTTTCCGTTTGTCTACTTGTCGATGGACGGCCCCTGGCGTAGCTTCAATAACGGCTTAACTCGCGTTTCCCTTAGTCTGGGCAAAACACCGCTGCAAACCTGGCTAAAAGTAAAACTGCCAATCCTGCTGCCAGCCATTGTTTTCGCCTGGGCGGTGGGTGTCAGCGTCAGCTTGGCGCAATACCTGCCAACACTGGTGCTTGGTGCGGGTCGAATCAGTACAATCACAACAGAAGCAGTGGCCCTATCCAGTGGCTTCGACCGCCGGGTTACGGCAATTTATGCTATTTGCCAAGCGTTACTGCCATTAATGTTCTTCTCTTTTGCCATTTTGCTTAGCCGTTTAAACGGTAAATATCACCGACTTTCAATGAAAGGTTTACTTAACCATGAGTCTTTGTCTCGAAAACCTCGCCATCCGTAA
- a CDS encoding ABC transporter substrate-binding protein, with the protein MNKLLSTIGILATTFATYTFAEEWQTIEKQANGQSVYFHAWGGSQEINRYIQWAGKELKSRYNVTLNHVKVTDISETTTRLIAEKAAGKNTGGSVDMVWINGENFKSMKDNQLLFGPFVDTLPNWQYVDKTLPVNVDFSEPTDGLEAPWGVGQLVFIHDTEKLNNPPHSFAEMLSYANAFPNRLTYPRPPEFHGTSFIKALLIELTNNDPALHKPVNTESFEQVTQPLWQYLDKFHKVAWRGGNQFPAGTAETLQLLDDGQIDLAITFNPNAVFSAQSSGTLAETTQAYAMDAGALSNIHFLAIPWNANASAGAQVAINFLLSPEAQSRKGDINVWGDPSVLSSEYLTGSAKNTQQFRSISEPHPSWQNALEQAWLKRYGN; encoded by the coding sequence ATGAATAAGCTACTGAGCACCATCGGCATTTTAGCCACAACTTTCGCTACCTACACGTTTGCCGAAGAATGGCAAACCATCGAAAAACAAGCTAACGGACAATCCGTCTACTTTCATGCCTGGGGAGGCAGCCAAGAGATCAACCGCTATATCCAGTGGGCTGGAAAAGAACTTAAGTCTCGCTACAACGTGACGCTCAACCATGTCAAAGTCACCGATATTTCTGAAACCACGACTCGATTGATCGCTGAAAAAGCCGCTGGCAAAAACACGGGGGGCAGTGTCGATATGGTTTGGATCAACGGTGAAAACTTCAAGTCGATGAAAGACAACCAGCTTCTATTTGGCCCGTTTGTTGATACGTTACCAAACTGGCAATACGTAGACAAAACGTTACCTGTCAATGTGGATTTCTCTGAGCCAACCGACGGACTAGAAGCACCGTGGGGTGTGGGTCAGTTGGTCTTCATCCATGATACGGAAAAGTTGAACAACCCTCCTCACTCTTTTGCAGAAATGCTCAGCTATGCCAACGCGTTTCCTAATCGTCTGACGTACCCACGCCCACCCGAATTCCACGGCACCAGTTTTATCAAAGCACTATTGATCGAACTGACTAATAATGATCCAGCCTTGCACAAGCCAGTAAATACCGAGTCGTTTGAGCAAGTTACGCAGCCGCTATGGCAATACCTAGATAAATTCCACAAAGTAGCCTGGCGAGGTGGTAACCAGTTCCCTGCTGGTACGGCAGAAACACTGCAGTTGCTTGACGATGGTCAGATTGATTTAGCCATTACCTTCAACCCAAATGCGGTTTTTTCTGCCCAGTCGAGCGGCACCCTTGCTGAAACGACTCAAGCTTATGCCATGGACGCTGGTGCGCTATCCAATATCCATTTTCTGGCTATCCCGTGGAATGCAAATGCCAGTGCAGGTGCGCAAGTTGCGATAAACTTTTTACTAAGCCCTGAGGCACAGTCTCGTAAAGGCGATATCAATGTTTGGGGTGATCCTTCCGTGCTAAGTAGTGAGTATTTGACAGGGTCTGCGAAGAATACACAACAATTTAGATCAATCAGTGAACCTCACCCAAGCTGGCAAAACGCGCTAGAGCAAGCGTGGTTAAAACGTTACGGGAATTAG
- a CDS encoding META domain-containing protein: MKLSLKTLVAAISLPVLMTACASNGDNVKEITAQDLQHHNWELVQIDGKNLELTERQKAPRLEIGENLTANGNAGCNNFFGQAELKDNQLRIEKMGMTMKMCVGDIMNVEKAMSETLSDWSDITLTKDGLVLKNADHELTFTLRDWMN; this comes from the coding sequence ATGAAGCTTAGTCTAAAAACGTTAGTTGCTGCAATCTCCCTTCCTGTTCTGATGACTGCATGTGCAAGCAACGGTGACAATGTGAAAGAAATAACGGCTCAAGACTTACAGCACCACAATTGGGAGCTGGTTCAGATAGATGGTAAAAACCTCGAACTTACTGAACGTCAAAAAGCACCTCGCCTAGAAATTGGTGAAAACCTCACAGCTAACGGTAATGCTGGCTGTAACAACTTCTTTGGCCAGGCTGAACTAAAAGACAACCAACTGCGCATCGAAAAAATGGGTATGACCATGAAGATGTGTGTTGGCGATATCATGAATGTAGAAAAAGCGATGTCAGAAACACTATCCGATTGGAGCGACATCACACTAACAAAAGATGGTCTGGTTCTTAAAAACGCAGATCACGAATTGACATTTACACTGCGTGACTGGATGAACTAA